Proteins encoded in a region of the Hemiscyllium ocellatum isolate sHemOce1 chromosome 10, sHemOce1.pat.X.cur, whole genome shotgun sequence genome:
- the nkx2.4b gene encoding NK2 homeobox 4b, with the protein MSLSPKHTTPFSVTDILSPIEETYKKFGGMDGAGNLGPPLGGYRQAQVSQSSMQQHTMAHNATVATTYHMPHGVSQFSHGAMGGYCNGSIGNMGELPSYQDTMRNSATGSGWYGGTNPDPRYSTISRFMGTSSGMNMSGMGTLAGMTDSAKPMAPLHAAPRRKRRVLFSQAQVYELERRFKQQKYLSAPEREHLASMIHLTPTQVKIWFQNHRYKMKRQAKDKATQQMQQENSLCQQQQSPRRVAVPVLVKDGKPCQNGSSTPTPSQQAQQQQGANGILPVASSTISQQQNQQVNSLAQTQDLAQVSPNPSSLHNSVTNMSQMDTATADYTGNMVNPGLMYGRTW; encoded by the exons ATGTCGTTGAGCCCAAAACACACAACGCCTTTTTCAGTGACAGACATCCTGAGCCCGATTGAGGAGACTTACAAGAAGTTTGGTGGCATGGACGGCGCAGGCAATCTCGGTCCCCCTCTGGGGGGTTACCGCCAAGCTCAGGTCTCCCAGTCCAGCATGCAGCAACACACCATGGCACACAACGCCACGGTGGCGACCACCTACCATATGCCCCACGGCGTCTCCCAGTTTTCACACGGGGCCATGGGAGGCTACTGCAACGGGAGCATTGGCAACATGGGGGAACTGCCTTCATACCAGGACACCATGAGGAACAGCGCTACAGGGAGCGGCTGGTATGGCGGAACGAACCCGGATCCCAGATATTCAACAA tCTCCCGATTCATGGGGACATCTTCAGGGATGAACATGTCCGGAATGGGGACTTTAGCGGGAATGACAGATTCGGCCAAGCCCATGGCACCTTTACACGCAGCGCCAAGGAGGAAGAGAAGAGTATTGTTCTCTCAGGCCCAGGTCTACGAGCTGGAGCGACGCTTCAAGCAGCAGAAGTACCTGTCCGCTCCCGAGAGAGAACACTTGGCAAGTATGATTCACCTCACCCCGACACAAGTCAAGATCTGGTTCCAAAACCATCGCTACAAGATGAAACGTCAGGCCAAAGACAAGGCGACTCAACAAATGCAGCAAGAGAACAGTTTGTGTCAACAGCAGCAGTCTCCCAGGAGGGTGGCCGTGCCAGTGCTTGTGAAAGACGGTAAGCCTTGTCAAAACGGCTCCAGCACCCCAACCCCCAGCCAACAAGCACAGCAGCAACAGGGCGCTAATGGGATCCTCCCAGTCGCCAGCAGCACCATCTCCCAGCAACAGAATCAACAAGTGAATTCACTCGCTCAGACCCAAGACCTCGCCCAAGTGTCGCCAAACCCATCGTCTCTCCACAATTCGGTAACCAACATGTCTCAAATGGACACGGCGACTGCAGATTACACGGGTAATATGGTGAATCCTGGCCTGATGTACGGCCGGACCTGGTAG